The Pseudomonas wenzhouensis genome has a segment encoding these proteins:
- a CDS encoding PilT/PilU family type 4a pilus ATPase has protein sequence MDLHAMLKILSSQDGSDLYLSTGAPPCAKFNGVLKALSQEPMKAGDVAAIADSIMDSAQREEFERELEMNLAISLTGVGRFRINIFKQRNEVSIVARNIKLDIPRFEDLKLPEVLLGTVMEKRGLVLFVGGTGSGKSTSLAALIDYRNRNSGGHIITIEDPVEYVHRHKKSIINQREVGVDTRSFHAALKNTLRQAPDVILIGEIRDRETMEHALAFADTGHLAISTLHANNANQALDRIINFFPEDRRPQLLNDLGNNLKAFVSQRLVKTLDGKRRAAVEVMLGTPTVRDLIKRNEFSELKEIMEKSKNLGMQTFDQALIDLVHEGAIDEEEAVKNADSANNVRLKLKLHRDNPANARPAPAVAAAPAAQPVAVKSAAAGDWGLELKLEEIEQEPLPEDPGRQGI, from the coding sequence ATGGATCTCCACGCAATGCTGAAAATCCTGTCCAGTCAGGATGGCTCCGATCTGTATCTGTCCACTGGCGCGCCGCCTTGCGCCAAGTTCAACGGCGTGCTCAAGGCACTGAGCCAGGAGCCGATGAAAGCCGGCGATGTGGCGGCGATTGCCGACTCGATCATGGACAGTGCCCAGCGTGAGGAATTCGAGCGCGAACTGGAGATGAACCTGGCGATATCGCTGACCGGGGTCGGGCGTTTCCGCATCAACATCTTCAAGCAGCGTAACGAGGTGTCCATCGTCGCGCGCAACATCAAGCTGGATATTCCGCGTTTCGAAGACCTCAAACTGCCCGAAGTGCTGCTCGGCACGGTGATGGAGAAGCGCGGCCTGGTGCTGTTCGTCGGCGGCACCGGTTCGGGCAAGTCGACCTCGCTGGCGGCGCTGATCGACTACCGCAATCGCAACAGCGGCGGTCACATCATCACCATCGAAGACCCGGTGGAGTATGTGCACCGGCACAAGAAGTCGATCATCAACCAGCGCGAGGTGGGCGTGGATACCCGCAGCTTCCATGCGGCATTGAAGAACACCCTGCGTCAGGCGCCGGATGTGATCCTGATTGGCGAAATTCGCGACCGCGAAACCATGGAGCACGCCCTGGCCTTCGCCGATACCGGACACCTGGCGATCTCCACGCTGCACGCCAACAATGCCAACCAGGCGCTGGACCGCATCATCAACTTCTTCCCGGAAGATCGCCGTCCGCAGTTGCTCAACGACCTGGGCAACAACCTCAAGGCGTTCGTTTCCCAGCGCCTGGTCAAGACGCTTGACGGCAAGCGCCGCGCCGCAGTGGAGGTGATGCTGGGCACGCCGACGGTGCGCGACCTGATCAAGCGCAACGAGTTTTCCGAGCTGAAGGAAATCATGGAGAAGTCCAAGAACCTCGGCATGCAGACTTTCGACCAGGCGCTGATCGATCTGGTGCACGAAGGTGCAATCGACGAGGAAGAGGCGGTGAAGAACGCCGACTCGGCGAACAACGTGCGCCTGAAACTCAAGCTGCATCGCGACAACCCGGCCAACGCACGGCCTGCACCTGCAGTAGCTGCTGCCCCTGCGGCGCAGCCCGTTGCAGTGAAAAGTGCTGCAGCCGGTGATTGGGGGCTGGAACTGAAGCTGGAGGAGATCGAGCAGGAGCCGTTGCCAGAAGATCCGGGGCGGCAGGGTATTTGA
- a CDS encoding substrate-binding periplasmic protein: MPDAPPLTLHQYEGGHGMVGDVTLAALARLGKLTEIVAEPWPRAQASVARGRNMLIIPLSRTPEREELYTWIAPVMELERAFFSLDEPVTSFAEARQRYRRIGVGLGTAQVAILQREGFRDEQIVQLTSGENPVHLLNLERIDAWFTGVPEALYIWEGSNYRQQNLRRSPTLVSTGLYLSCSKECDARLVEDLRSAIAELELEGISQRLRQAYLPLQPDP; encoded by the coding sequence ATGCCGGACGCACCGCCGCTGACGCTGCACCAATACGAGGGCGGTCATGGCATGGTCGGCGATGTCACCCTGGCGGCTCTGGCCAGGCTCGGCAAACTGACCGAAATCGTTGCCGAACCCTGGCCACGCGCCCAGGCCAGCGTGGCCAGAGGTCGCAACATGCTGATCATTCCCCTGTCGCGCACGCCCGAACGCGAGGAGCTGTACACCTGGATCGCGCCGGTCATGGAACTGGAGCGTGCCTTCTTCAGCCTCGACGAGCCCGTGACGAGCTTCGCCGAGGCCCGTCAGCGTTACCGCCGCATCGGCGTTGGCCTGGGCACTGCGCAGGTCGCCATCCTCCAGCGTGAAGGCTTTCGCGACGAGCAGATCGTGCAACTCACGTCGGGCGAAAACCCCGTCCACCTGCTGAACCTGGAGCGTATCGACGCCTGGTTCACCGGCGTGCCGGAGGCGCTGTATATCTGGGAAGGTTCGAATTATCGCCAGCAGAATCTGCGCCGAAGCCCGACGCTGGTCAGTACCGGCCTCTATCTGAGCTGCTCGAAGGAATGCGATGCGCGACTGGTCGAAGACTTGCGCAGCGCCATCGCCGAACTCGAACTGGAAGGTATCAGCCAGCGCCTGCGTCAGGCCTATCTGCCGCTGCAGCCTGATCCTTGA
- a CDS encoding sensor domain-containing diguanylate cyclase translates to MFYLDCLPCPVLVTDCNGRIKHANNDFKRLTDAALSGDMDQFFPPASRIFLQTHAWPLLLRNGEFNELYLQLQSGGGQLMPVMTNARISEAEGSAEVIWLFFIAKDRQRFETELLKARQQAQESAAQLAKANLALQSAYAQLANYTVEVESEAEQLAQLSHSDPLTALSNRRALSLHVEHWLATATAQANGSLLLIDIDHFKQVNDRFGHAEGDRVLVDLAQRLLHSVRSGDSVVRYGGEEFAIWLPDADLDEASDIAQRVHEQIRTLQVANETVTVSIGIACLQPCERYLTQLLAAADRALYEAKAQGRNRSVRHE, encoded by the coding sequence GTGTTCTATCTTGACTGTCTGCCCTGCCCGGTTCTGGTGACCGACTGCAATGGCCGCATCAAGCATGCCAACAACGATTTCAAGCGCCTGACAGACGCGGCCCTGAGCGGCGATATGGATCAGTTCTTTCCGCCAGCCAGCCGTATCTTCCTGCAAACCCATGCCTGGCCTTTGCTGCTGCGCAATGGCGAGTTCAACGAACTCTATCTGCAGCTGCAGTCGGGCGGCGGGCAGCTGATGCCCGTGATGACCAATGCCCGCATCAGTGAAGCCGAGGGTTCTGCCGAAGTCATCTGGCTGTTCTTCATCGCCAAGGATCGCCAGCGTTTCGAGACCGAGCTGCTCAAGGCCCGCCAGCAGGCACAGGAAAGTGCTGCACAACTGGCCAAGGCCAATCTGGCGCTGCAAAGCGCCTACGCGCAACTGGCCAACTACACGGTGGAAGTGGAAAGCGAGGCCGAACAGTTGGCACAACTGAGCCACAGCGACCCACTGACTGCATTGAGCAACCGCAGGGCACTGTCCCTGCATGTCGAACATTGGCTCGCCACTGCCACGGCGCAGGCCAATGGCAGCCTGCTGTTGATCGATATCGATCATTTCAAGCAGGTCAATGATCGTTTTGGCCACGCCGAGGGCGACAGGGTTCTGGTAGACCTCGCTCAGCGCCTGCTGCACAGCGTACGCAGTGGCGACAGCGTCGTGCGCTATGGCGGTGAGGAGTTTGCGATCTGGTTACCCGACGCTGATCTGGATGAAGCCAGCGATATTGCCCAGCGCGTGCATGAGCAGATCAGAACCCTGCAGGTTGCCAATGAAACGGTCACGGTGAGCATTGGCATTGCCTGCCTGCAACCTTGTGAACGCTACCTGACACAGTTGCTGGCAGCCGCCGACAGGGCACTGTATGAGGCCAAGGCCCAGGGCAGGAATCGCAGCGTCCGCCATGAGTAA
- a CDS encoding alpha/beta fold hydrolase, with product MNIIQRNNVHCLPAAAHDAPTLVYGHGFGCNKDMWSRVTPAFTPAYRQVLFDYVGSGESDASAFDPIRYGRLQGYVDDLLEVCDALALSGDLTFVGHSISCSIGILAAIRRPQLFSRLILLGPSPCFLNDEADYRGGFERQDLEGLLELMAHNYMGWAKQFAPVVSAADESAVTTQLSDSFCSTDPLMARTFAQATFLSDIRPALPSCPVPSLILHHQRDALVPGAVADYLHKALADSRLEILEVSGHCAHMSHPELVSAAMHRYLQGVNSRVLS from the coding sequence ATGAACATCATCCAGCGCAACAACGTTCACTGTTTACCGGCAGCAGCGCACGATGCGCCAACGCTCGTCTATGGCCACGGTTTTGGTTGCAACAAGGACATGTGGAGCAGGGTCACGCCAGCCTTCACCCCGGCCTATCGGCAGGTTCTGTTCGACTATGTCGGCAGTGGCGAGTCCGACGCCAGCGCCTTCGATCCGATCCGCTACGGCCGGCTACAGGGTTATGTCGATGACCTGCTGGAAGTGTGCGATGCCCTCGCACTGTCGGGCGACCTGACCTTCGTCGGTCACTCGATCAGTTGCAGCATCGGCATACTCGCCGCCATCAGGCGCCCTCAGCTGTTTTCTCGGCTGATTCTTCTGGGCCCATCACCCTGCTTTCTCAACGACGAAGCGGATTACCGTGGCGGATTCGAACGCCAGGATCTGGAAGGGCTGCTGGAGCTGATGGCGCACAACTACATGGGCTGGGCCAAACAGTTCGCCCCGGTGGTCAGCGCCGCCGATGAATCGGCCGTCACCACACAACTCTCCGACAGTTTCTGCTCGACCGATCCGCTGATGGCCCGCACCTTCGCTCAGGCCACGTTCCTGTCCGATATACGCCCGGCGCTGCCGTCCTGCCCGGTGCCGAGCCTGATCCTGCACCACCAGCGTGACGCGCTGGTACCCGGCGCAGTTGCCGACTATCTGCACAAAGCGCTCGCCGACAGCAGGCTGGAAATCCTCGAAGTCAGCGGCCATTGCGCGCACATGAGCCACCCCGAGCTGGTCAGTGCCGCCATGCATCGCTATTTGCAGGGAGTCAACAGCCGTGTTCTATCTTGA
- a CDS encoding acetoacetate--CoA ligase, with protein sequence MQHPLWTPSPARIAASRMGAFRCFVNQRHGLQLADYPALHAWSVAQREAFWQAIVDFFDIRLHTPAACVLREGPAMPDAQWFPGATLNFAEHLLRRRDGHPALVAIAEDGSREQLSHAQLAAHIAGLQRALREAGVGIGDRVAAFMPNTWQTVVGMLASASLGATWSSCSPDFGTQGVLDRFGQIEPKVLIAAAGYRYAGKSIDLTDKINEILAQLPSLERLVIVPYSRHEASPADYKSVAPVALWQDFYQPGGAPQFTPVPFDQPLYILYSSGTTGVPKCIVHGVGGTLLQHLKELGLHTDLGASDTLFYYTTCGWMMWNWQVAGLALGATLVLYDGSPFHPAPTRLIDLIDAENISVFGTSAKFISALEKAGVKPRASHTLTSLRTILSTGSPLAHESFDYVYRDVKADLCLSSISGGTDIVSCFALGNPTLPVWRGELQCKGLGMDVQVWDADGHPLSSGKGELVCTRHFPSMPLGFWNDADGDKFRAAYFATFPGIWAHGDYAEQTAHGGLLIHGRSDAVLNPGGVRIGSAEIYRQVEKVPQVLESIVIGQDWQGDVRVVLFVRLRDGVTLDDSLREEICQAIRTNTTPRHVPAKILQVADIPRTFSGKIVELAVRNVIHGQPVRNTDALANPQALALYRNLPELNE encoded by the coding sequence ATGCAGCACCCGCTATGGACACCTTCGCCCGCACGTATCGCCGCCAGCCGAATGGGCGCCTTCCGCTGCTTCGTCAACCAGCGCCATGGGCTGCAACTGGCCGACTACCCAGCCCTGCATGCCTGGAGCGTCGCGCAGCGTGAAGCCTTCTGGCAGGCCATCGTCGATTTCTTCGACATCCGCTTGCACACCCCCGCCGCATGCGTGCTGCGCGAAGGCCCGGCGATGCCGGACGCGCAGTGGTTCCCCGGTGCCACGCTGAATTTCGCCGAGCACCTGCTGCGTCGCCGCGACGGTCACCCGGCGCTGGTGGCCATCGCCGAGGACGGCAGCCGCGAACAACTCAGTCATGCGCAACTGGCCGCTCATATCGCCGGCCTGCAAAGAGCCCTGCGCGAGGCCGGCGTAGGCATCGGCGACCGCGTCGCGGCCTTCATGCCCAACACCTGGCAGACGGTGGTGGGTATGCTCGCCAGCGCCAGCCTGGGCGCCACCTGGTCGAGTTGCTCGCCGGACTTCGGCACCCAGGGCGTGCTCGACCGCTTCGGTCAGATCGAGCCCAAGGTGCTGATCGCTGCCGCCGGCTACCGTTACGCCGGCAAGTCCATCGACCTGACCGACAAAATCAATGAAATTCTCGCGCAACTGCCCAGCCTGGAGCGCCTGGTGATCGTGCCCTACTCACGCCATGAGGCCAGCCCAGCAGATTACAAGTCAGTTGCTCCAGTGGCCCTGTGGCAGGACTTCTACCAACCCGGCGGCGCGCCGCAGTTCACCCCGGTGCCGTTCGACCAGCCGCTGTATATCCTATACTCCAGCGGCACCACCGGCGTACCCAAGTGCATCGTCCATGGTGTTGGCGGCACCCTCTTGCAGCACCTCAAGGAACTGGGGCTGCACACCGACCTCGGCGCCAGCGACACCCTGTTCTACTACACCACCTGCGGCTGGATGATGTGGAACTGGCAGGTAGCAGGCCTGGCCCTGGGCGCCACCCTGGTGCTCTACGACGGCTCCCCCTTCCATCCTGCCCCCACGCGCCTGATCGACCTGATCGATGCCGAGAACATCTCGGTGTTCGGCACCAGCGCCAAATTCATCAGCGCACTGGAGAAGGCCGGCGTCAAACCGCGCGCGAGCCACACGCTGACCTCACTCAGGACGATCCTCTCCACCGGCTCGCCGCTGGCTCATGAAAGCTTCGACTACGTCTACCGCGACGTGAAAGCGGATCTGTGCTTGTCGTCGATCTCCGGCGGCACCGACATCGTCTCCTGCTTCGCCCTGGGCAACCCGACCCTGCCCGTCTGGCGCGGCGAGCTGCAGTGCAAGGGCCTGGGAATGGACGTGCAGGTGTGGGATGCAGACGGCCACCCGCTGAGCAGCGGCAAGGGCGAGTTGGTCTGCACCCGGCATTTTCCCTCGATGCCGCTGGGCTTCTGGAATGACGCTGATGGCGATAAATTCCGCGCTGCCTATTTCGCCACCTTCCCCGGCATCTGGGCCCACGGCGACTATGCCGAACAAACCGCGCATGGCGGCCTGCTCATCCATGGCCGCTCCGATGCCGTGCTCAACCCCGGCGGCGTGCGCATCGGCAGCGCAGAAATCTACCGTCAGGTGGAAAAGGTGCCGCAGGTACTGGAATCCATCGTCATCGGTCAGGACTGGCAAGGTGACGTACGCGTGGTGCTGTTCGTGCGCCTGCGCGATGGCGTGACGCTCGACGATAGCCTGCGTGAGGAGATCTGCCAGGCGATTCGCACCAACACCACACCGCGCCACGTACCGGCGAAAATCCTTCAGGTCGCCGATATTCCGCGCACCTTCAGCGGCAAGATCGTCGAACTGGCTGTGCGCAACGTCATCCATGGCCAACCGGTGAGGAATACCGACGCCCTGGCCAACCCGCAGGCCCTGGCGCTGTACCGAAATTTGCCCGAGTTGAATGAGTAG
- a CDS encoding hydroxymethylglutaryl-CoA lyase — MNLPKSVRLVEVGPRDGLQNEKQPISVADKVRLTDDLSAAGLSYIEVGSFVSPKWVPQMAGSAEVFAGIKRKPGITYAALAPNLKGFEAALEAKVEEVAVFAAASEAFSQKNINCSIAESLQRFVPLLEAAKAANVRVRGYVSCVLGCPYDGNVAPEQVASVARELYAMGCYEVSLGDTIGTGTAGHARKMIEVVGREIPRDKLAGHFHDTYGQALANIYASLLEGISVFDSSVAGLGGCPYAKGATGNVATEDVLYLMQGLGIETGVDMNQLIAAGQRICQVLGKHNGSRVARARLSQ; from the coding sequence ATGAACCTGCCCAAATCCGTACGCCTGGTCGAAGTCGGCCCGCGCGACGGCCTGCAGAACGAGAAACAACCGATCAGCGTCGCCGACAAGGTACGCCTCACCGACGATCTCAGCGCCGCCGGCCTGAGCTATATCGAGGTGGGCAGCTTCGTCTCGCCCAAATGGGTGCCACAAATGGCTGGCTCCGCCGAAGTGTTCGCCGGTATCAAGCGGAAACCGGGCATCACCTACGCCGCCCTGGCGCCCAACCTGAAAGGCTTCGAGGCCGCGCTGGAGGCCAAGGTGGAAGAAGTGGCAGTGTTCGCCGCCGCCAGCGAGGCCTTCTCGCAGAAGAACATCAACTGCTCCATCGCCGAGAGCCTGCAGCGCTTCGTGCCGCTCCTGGAGGCCGCGAAAGCCGCCAATGTACGCGTACGCGGCTACGTCTCCTGCGTGCTGGGCTGCCCTTATGACGGCAACGTCGCCCCCGAGCAGGTCGCCAGCGTCGCCCGTGAACTCTATGCCATGGGCTGTTACGAGGTATCGCTGGGTGACACCATCGGCACCGGCACTGCAGGCCATGCACGCAAAATGATCGAGGTGGTTGGCCGCGAGATCCCGCGCGACAAGCTCGCCGGACACTTCCACGACACCTATGGCCAGGCGCTGGCCAATATCTACGCCAGCCTGCTCGAAGGCATCAGCGTGTTCGACAGCTCGGTTGCCGGCCTGGGCGGCTGCCCCTACGCCAAAGGCGCCACCGGTAACGTCGCCACCGAAGACGTGCTGTACCTCATGCAAGGCCTTGGCATCGAAACCGGCGTGGATATGAACCAGCTGATCGCTGCCGGGCAGCGTATTTGCCAAGTGCTGGGCAAGCACAACGGTTCGCGGGTGGCGCGGGCGCGCCTGAGTCAATGA
- a CDS encoding IS110 family transposase yields MSSFDFIPLGIDISKKKIDCALMLGAKFKNKVFANNPEGFVGLCAWIDQHAQATVHICMEATGIYWEAVAVHLANAGHRVSVINPALAKAHAQSLGLRSKTDAIDARALADYCRQRQPALWVAPSLSEQRLKALVLRLQGLVTMRTEEKNRIESARDSVRESLDKHLQWLDEEIKRIELQISQTLDDDPMLRGKRELLTSIPGLGERTLSVLLAYGLGGERFDKARQFVAFAGLSVRAYESGSSVRGKPRMSKVGHSRLRSALYMPAMVALYRTDWGRRYRDRLAGNGKPAKVIIGAMMRKLVHVAFGVLKSGRKFDPELHVACAR; encoded by the coding sequence ATGAGCTCTTTTGACTTCATCCCTCTGGGAATCGACATATCCAAGAAGAAAATCGATTGCGCCCTGATGCTGGGTGCAAAATTCAAGAACAAGGTCTTCGCCAATAACCCCGAAGGGTTTGTCGGGTTGTGCGCTTGGATCGATCAGCACGCCCAAGCAACAGTGCACATCTGTATGGAGGCTACGGGCATCTACTGGGAGGCAGTGGCTGTACATCTGGCCAATGCGGGGCATCGCGTCAGTGTCATCAATCCAGCCCTGGCCAAAGCCCATGCTCAATCGCTGGGTCTGCGTAGCAAGACTGATGCAATCGATGCAAGGGCGTTGGCTGATTATTGTCGGCAACGACAACCTGCCCTTTGGGTTGCTCCATCACTTTCGGAGCAGCGGTTAAAAGCGCTGGTACTGCGCCTTCAAGGCCTAGTGACCATGCGCACCGAGGAAAAGAACCGGATCGAGTCGGCCCGTGACTCGGTGCGTGAAAGTCTGGACAAGCACCTGCAATGGCTCGACGAAGAGATCAAGCGTATTGAACTGCAGATATCCCAGACGCTTGATGATGACCCGATGTTACGAGGCAAGCGTGAGCTGCTGACCTCCATCCCTGGTCTTGGGGAACGCACCTTATCCGTTCTATTGGCCTACGGCCTGGGAGGAGAACGCTTCGACAAGGCGCGCCAATTCGTTGCCTTTGCCGGCTTGAGCGTGCGTGCGTATGAGTCTGGCAGCAGCGTCAGGGGCAAGCCGCGGATGTCCAAGGTCGGTCACTCACGGCTGCGCAGTGCGCTGTACATGCCCGCGATGGTGGCTCTGTACAGAACCGACTGGGGGCGTCGCTATCGTGACCGGCTTGCCGGTAACGGCAAGCCAGCCAAAGTCATCATCGGTGCCATGATGCGCAAACTCGTGCATGTGGCCTTTGGCGTGCTGAAGTCCGGACGAAAGTTCGACCCCGAACTCCATGTCGCTTGCGCCAGATAA
- a CDS encoding acetyl/propionyl/methylcrotonyl-CoA carboxylase subunit alpha: MIDTLLVANRGEIACRVMRTAKAMGIRTVAVHSAIDAHARHVREADVAVNLDGAKPGESYLLIDKIIAAAKASGAQAIHPGYGFLSENAGFARAIEQAGLIFLGPPGLAIDAMGSKSAAKSLMEAAGVPLVPGYHGEAQDYETFREAAANIGYPVLLKAAAGGGGKGMKVAESEAQLAETLESAQREAQSAFGDSRMLVEKYVLKPRHVEIQVFADQHGNCLYLNERDCSIQRRHQKVVEEAPAPGLSPELRRAMGEAAVKAAQAIGYVGAGTVEFLLDERGDFFFMEMNTRLQVEHPVTEAITGLDLVAWQIRVARGEPLPITQQQVPLNGHAIEVRLYAEDPDHDFLPATGTLALYREAASGDGRRIDSGVAEGDSVSPFYDPMLGKLIAWGENREQARLRLLAMLDDTLVGGVKTNLAFLRRILAHPAFAACELDTGFIPRHQQQLLPAPGELPQAFWQLAADAWVQSEAPLARNDDLHSPWAARSGWRSGGKAEIELHLSCQGESRKVRAAQNACLQGEVLLAEIDGTRQHICAIRRGDSLYLQWQGELYTISRFDPIAAAEASHVQHSGLSAPMNGSIVRVLVEPGQTVEAGAALVVLEAMKMEHSIRAPEAGTVKALYCREGEMVSEGTVLVELEP, encoded by the coding sequence ATGATCGATACCCTGCTGGTCGCCAATCGCGGCGAAATCGCCTGCCGCGTGATGCGCACGGCCAAGGCTATGGGCATTCGCACTGTCGCCGTGCACAGCGCCATCGATGCCCATGCACGGCATGTGCGCGAAGCTGACGTCGCGGTGAACCTCGACGGCGCCAAGCCTGGCGAAAGCTACCTGCTGATCGACAAGATCATCGCCGCCGCCAAGGCCAGCGGCGCACAAGCCATCCACCCGGGCTATGGCTTTCTCTCGGAGAACGCCGGTTTCGCCCGCGCCATCGAGCAGGCCGGACTGATCTTCCTCGGCCCGCCCGGCTTGGCCATCGATGCCATGGGCAGCAAGTCGGCGGCCAAATCGCTGATGGAGGCTGCCGGCGTGCCGCTGGTGCCGGGCTACCACGGCGAAGCGCAGGATTATGAAACCTTCCGCGAAGCCGCCGCGAACATCGGCTATCCGGTGCTGCTCAAGGCAGCCGCTGGCGGCGGTGGCAAGGGCATGAAGGTGGCCGAGTCCGAGGCGCAGCTCGCCGAAACGCTGGAATCTGCCCAGCGCGAAGCGCAGTCGGCCTTCGGCGACTCGCGCATGCTGGTGGAAAAATACGTGCTCAAGCCGCGCCACGTGGAGATCCAGGTATTCGCCGACCAGCACGGCAACTGCCTGTACCTCAACGAACGCGACTGCTCGATCCAGCGCCGCCATCAGAAAGTGGTGGAAGAAGCGCCAGCGCCGGGCCTGAGCCCCGAGCTGCGCCGCGCCATGGGCGAAGCGGCGGTCAAGGCGGCGCAGGCCATCGGCTACGTCGGCGCCGGCACCGTGGAATTCCTGCTGGACGAGCGTGGTGACTTCTTCTTCATGGAGATGAACACCCGCCTGCAGGTCGAGCACCCGGTCACCGAGGCCATCACCGGCCTCGATCTGGTGGCCTGGCAGATTCGCGTCGCTCGCGGCGAACCGCTGCCGATCACCCAACAGCAGGTGCCGCTGAACGGCCACGCCATCGAGGTGCGGCTGTATGCCGAAGACCCGGATCACGATTTCCTCCCCGCCACCGGCACCCTGGCGCTGTACCGCGAGGCCGCCAGCGGCGATGGGCGTCGTATCGACAGCGGCGTGGCCGAAGGCGACAGCGTATCGCCCTTCTATGACCCGATGCTGGGCAAGCTGATCGCCTGGGGTGAGAACCGTGAGCAGGCACGTCTGCGCCTGCTGGCCATGCTCGACGACACACTGGTCGGCGGCGTGAAGACCAACCTGGCGTTTCTGCGCCGCATCCTCGCCCATCCAGCGTTCGCCGCGTGCGAGCTGGACACGGGCTTTATCCCGCGTCATCAGCAGCAGTTACTGCCTGCACCAGGCGAGTTGCCGCAGGCCTTCTGGCAACTGGCAGCCGATGCCTGGGTGCAGAGCGAGGCGCCGCTGGCGCGCAACGACGACCTGCATTCGCCCTGGGCGGCCCGCAGTGGCTGGCGCTCCGGCGGCAAGGCGGAAATCGAGCTGCACCTGAGCTGCCAGGGCGAGAGTCGCAAGGTACGGGCGGCTCAAAACGCCTGCTTGCAGGGCGAAGTGCTGCTGGCGGAGATCGACGGTACGCGCCAGCACATTTGTGCCATCCGCCGTGGTGACAGCCTCTACTTGCAATGGCAAGGCGAGCTGTACACGATCAGCCGTTTCGATCCTATCGCGGCCGCCGAGGCCAGCCATGTCCAGCATAGTGGCCTCAGTGCGCCGATGAACGGCAGCATCGTTCGTGTGCTGGTCGAGCCCGGCCAGACGGTCGAAGCAGGCGCAGCCCTGGTGGTACTGGAGGCGATGAAGATGGAGCACAGCATCCGCGCCCCCGAGGCCGGTACGGTCAAGGCGCTGTATTGCCGCGAAGGCGAAATGGTCAGCGAAGGCACGGTGCTGGTCGAGCTAGAGCCGTAG
- a CDS encoding gamma-carboxygeranoyl-CoA hydratase, whose translation MTNFTTVQLEKDPRGFATLWLNRPEKNNAFNAEMIRELILALDAVGEDKSLRFLLLRGRGKHFSAGADLAWMQHAATLDYNANLNDARELAELMYNLHGLKIPTLAIVQGAAFGGAVGLASCCDMAIGSEDALFSLSEVRIGLAPAVISPFVVQAIGERAAKRYALTAERFDGKRARELGLLAECYPAAELDAQVEAWVANLLHNSPQAMRASKDLLREVGSGELTPALRRYTENAIARLRVSAEGQEGLRAFLEKRQPSWQEPFA comes from the coding sequence ATGACCAACTTCACCACCGTACAGCTTGAGAAAGACCCGCGCGGCTTCGCCACTCTGTGGCTGAACCGCCCGGAAAAGAACAACGCCTTCAACGCCGAGATGATCCGCGAGCTGATCCTCGCCCTCGACGCCGTCGGTGAAGACAAGAGCCTGCGTTTTCTCCTGCTGCGTGGCCGTGGTAAGCACTTCTCCGCCGGCGCCGATCTGGCCTGGATGCAGCACGCGGCCACCCTGGATTACAACGCCAACCTGAATGATGCCCGCGAACTGGCCGAGCTGATGTACAACCTGCACGGTCTGAAGATCCCCACACTGGCAATCGTCCAGGGCGCGGCCTTCGGCGGTGCGGTGGGCCTGGCCAGTTGCTGCGACATGGCCATCGGTAGCGAAGATGCGCTGTTCTCGCTGTCGGAAGTACGCATCGGCCTCGCTCCGGCAGTGATCAGCCCCTTCGTTGTGCAAGCCATCGGCGAGCGCGCCGCCAAACGCTACGCGCTGACCGCCGAGCGTTTCGACGGCAAACGTGCCCGCGAACTGGGCCTGCTCGCCGAGTGCTACCCGGCCGCTGAACTGGACGCTCAGGTCGAAGCCTGGGTCGCCAACCTGCTGCACAACAGCCCACAAGCCATGCGCGCCAGCAAGGATCTGCTGCGCGAAGTCGGCAGCGGCGAACTGACCCCGGCCCTGCGCCGCTACACCGAAAACGCCATCGCCCGTCTGCGCGTCAGCGCCGAGGGCCAGGAAGGCCTGCGCGCGTTCCTGGAAAAACGCCAACCAAGCTGGCAGGAGCCATTCGCATGA